A section of the Deinococcus taeanensis genome encodes:
- the deoD gene encoding purine-nucleoside phosphorylase: MSLHLNAEPGQIAETVLLPGDPLRARHIAETFLDNPVLHNTVRGMHGYTGTYKGQRVSVQGTGMGIASSMIYVSELITEYGCRNLIRVGTAGSYQADVHVRDIVLAQAACTDSNINNIRFGHKNFAPIADFGLLMRAYQIARERGHATHVGNIMSSDTFYHDSFDQYKLWADFGVLAVEMEAAGLYTLAAKHGVKALTVLTISDHLITREETTAEERQLTFNAMIEIALDAALADAQ; this comes from the coding sequence ATGAGTCTTCACCTGAACGCCGAACCCGGTCAGATTGCCGAAACCGTCCTGCTCCCGGGCGACCCGCTGCGCGCCAGGCACATCGCCGAAACCTTCCTGGACAATCCCGTGCTGCACAACACCGTGCGCGGCATGCACGGCTACACCGGCACGTACAAGGGCCAGCGGGTCAGCGTGCAGGGCACCGGCATGGGCATCGCCAGCTCCATGATTTACGTGAGTGAACTCATCACCGAGTACGGCTGCAGGAACCTGATCCGCGTCGGCACCGCCGGCAGCTACCAGGCGGACGTGCATGTGCGCGACATCGTTCTCGCCCAGGCGGCCTGCACGGACAGCAACATCAACAACATCCGCTTCGGGCACAAGAACTTCGCGCCCATCGCTGACTTCGGCCTGCTGATGCGCGCCTATCAGATCGCCCGCGAGCGCGGCCACGCCACGCACGTCGGCAACATCATGAGCAGCGACACCTTCTACCACGACAGTTTCGACCAGTACAAACTCTGGGCGGACTTCGGCGTGCTCGCCGTCGAAATGGAAGCGGCCGGGCTGTACACCCTGGCGGCCAAGCACGGCGTGAAGGCCCTGACGGTCCTCACCATCAGCGACCACCTCATCACAAGGGAGGAAACCACGGCCGAGGAGCGTCAGCTGACCTTTAACGCCATGATCGAAATCGCGCTGGACGCCGCCCT
- a CDS encoding alanyl-tRNA editing protein, translating to MTRPLFHDSTLMSFAATVQATEGQALTLDATALYPEAGGQAADTGLLRWPGGQARVTGSRKDKTTGLIWHTLDAAPPPAGTTVHGEVDRDRRWRHMQRHSAEHLLAQAFTQVNPAFTVVAVSMTSPECSIDLSGDPAEVHVRAAETLLRQTLARTELTLRTPVVPETDLHHYPLRRDTKVRGDVRLVIFEDDQGAPFDVSACGGTHVPHASMAAPVVILRTERIKGGVTRVTFMAGEEASTYLSGVYADARRLAQDFSVPVERLPQRVQALSDDRAALHQQLTALHDTHARALRDAAPSETHGALALRAVRLPDPAGLQAALTGLPPQTVVVALAEGGRCGVASTHPDVNAGTLLRAALADAGGKGGGRPDLAQGSTTHPDAFLSAVRRHLSAPPSRDACLDDPASL from the coding sequence ATGACCCGCCCCCTGTTCCACGACAGTACCCTCATGAGCTTCGCTGCCACCGTCCAGGCCACCGAGGGGCAGGCCCTCACCCTGGACGCCACCGCCCTGTACCCCGAAGCGGGCGGCCAGGCCGCCGACACCGGCCTGCTGCGCTGGCCTGGAGGACAGGCGCGCGTGACCGGCAGCCGCAAGGACAAGACCACCGGCCTGATCTGGCACACCCTGGACGCCGCCCCGCCGCCCGCCGGCACCACCGTGCACGGCGAGGTGGACCGTGACCGCCGCTGGCGGCACATGCAGCGCCACAGCGCCGAACACCTGCTCGCCCAGGCGTTCACGCAGGTGAACCCCGCCTTCACGGTGGTAGCCGTGAGCATGACCAGTCCTGAGTGCAGCATTGATCTGAGCGGAGATCCGGCCGAAGTGCACGTCCGCGCCGCCGAAACCCTCCTGCGCCAGACGCTGGCCCGCACGGAACTCACGCTGCGAACCCCCGTCGTCCCCGAAACCGACCTGCACCACTACCCTCTGCGGCGGGACACGAAGGTCCGCGGGGACGTACGCCTCGTGATCTTCGAGGATGACCAGGGCGCGCCCTTCGACGTCAGCGCCTGCGGAGGCACGCACGTCCCGCACGCCAGCATGGCCGCCCCGGTCGTGATTCTCCGCACCGAACGCATCAAGGGTGGGGTCACCCGCGTGACCTTCATGGCCGGAGAGGAAGCGAGCACGTACCTGAGCGGCGTGTACGCCGACGCACGCCGCCTCGCCCAGGACTTCAGCGTGCCCGTCGAGCGCCTCCCGCAGCGCGTACAGGCACTCAGTGACGACCGCGCCGCCCTGCACCAGCAGCTCACCGCCCTGCATGACACGCACGCCCGCGCCCTGCGGGACGCCGCCCCCAGCGAAACGCACGGCGCCCTGGCCCTACGCGCCGTGCGCCTCCCCGACCCTGCCGGCCTGCAGGCGGCGCTCACCGGGCTGCCGCCCCAGACTGTGGTGGTCGCGCTGGCCGAAGGGGGCCGCTGCGGCGTGGCCAGCACCCACCCGGACGTCAACGCCGGCACCCTGCTGCGCGCCGCACTCGCCGACGCGGGCGGCAAGGGCGGTGGGCGGCCCGACCTCGCGCAGGGCAGCACCACCCACCCGGACGCGTTCCTGAGTGCCGTGCGCCGGCACCTCAGCGCCCCCCCAAGCCGGGACGCCTGTCTGGACGACCCTGCTAGCCTGTAA